The proteins below come from a single Mytilus edulis chromosome 5, xbMytEdul2.2, whole genome shotgun sequence genomic window:
- the LOC139522576 gene encoding angiopoietin-4-like, with protein sequence MDVDGGGWIVIQKRAERKVKFERIWNEYENGFGEVAGEHWLGNKYIHLLTNNGQFELRVNMETKGGQDIYAVYKSFKLGDAASQYQLTVSGYSGTAVIPSPSGGMGVFRHLGL encoded by the exons ATGGATGTGGATGGCGGTGGATGGATC GTAATACAAAAACGTGCTGAACGCAAGGTGAAATTCGAGAGAATTTGGAACGAATATGAAAATGGTTTTGGAGAGGTCGCCGGAGAACATTGGCTTG GCAATAAATATATCCATCTTCTTACGAATAACGGACAATTTGAACTGCGAGTGAATATGGAAACAAAAGGTGGCCAAGATATCTATGCTGTATACAAGTCATTCAAGCTTGGTGATGCTGCATCCCAGTACCAGCTTACAGTCAGTGGTTACAGCGGAACAGCAG TGATTCCAAGTCCTtcaggtggtatgggtgtctttcgccatcttggattgtaa
- the LOC139522937 gene encoding fibrinogen-like protein A, protein MMEKTFSLLLIFFFYLTTLHFVWTIPLNNSDDAVVEMPLVTNNLKAPLVADLDVSSLNTQLKHYIDTAISKTFTGKIKDIVEHSQDELKTTMLTAYKERLQESKTLYEEDLAHLVGGFKSRFESLFSDLMENVTDLVDNLEEWKKGYTQTISEKYRPINLPRDCSDIKESNTKSGVYTIYIDTVGGKQVYCDMDADGGGWIVIERRSERKVKFERTWNEYENGFGEVAGEHWLGNKYIHLLTNTVKFELRLNMETKDGKDIYAVYKSFKLGDAASQYQLTVNDYSGTAGDALQLQSSGKFSAIDRDNDGGKNYAVGHGPWWYSSGSNTWLNDDQRDNY, encoded by the exons ATGATGGAAAAGACTTTCTCGTTATTGCTGATTTTCTTCTTTTATCTAACGACACTTCATTTTGTTTGGACAATACCATTAAATAATTCAGATGACGCTGTAGTTGAAATGCCTTTAGTAACAAATAACTTGAAAGCACCGTTAGTTGCGGATCTTGATGTTTCTTCTTTAAACACACAACTTAAGCATTATATAGATACAGCTATTTCTAAGACATTTACTGGTAAAATTAAGGACATTGTTGAACATAGCCAAGATGAACTAAAAACTACAATGTTGACCGCCTATAAGGAAAGGTTACAGGAATCAAAGACTTTGTATGAGGAGGATTTAGCTCATTTGGTTGGTGGATTTAAATCTCGCTTCGAAAGTCTATTCAGCGATTTGATGGAGAACGTTACAGATTTGGTAGATAATTTAGAAGAATGGAAGAAAGGCTATACTCAAACAATTTCAG AGAAATACAGACCTATCAATTTACCAAGAGACTGTTCTGACATAAAAGAAAGTAATACGAAGAGTGgcgtatatacaatatatatagatACTGTTGGAGGTAAACAAGTCTATTGTGACATGGATGCGGATGGTGGAGGTTGGATC gtaATCGAAAGACGCTCAGAACGCAAGGTAAAATTTGAGAGAACTTGGAACGAATATGAAAATGGTTTTGGAGAGGTCGCCGGAGAACATTGGCTTG GCAATAAATATATCCATCTTCTTACGAATACCGTAAAATTTGAACTGCGATTGAATATGGAAACAAAAGATGGCAAAGACATCTATGCTGTATACAAGTCATTCAAACTAGGTGATGCTGCATCCCAGTACCAGCTTACAGTCAACGATTACAGTGGGACAGCAG GTGACGCTTTACAACTACAATCTTCTGGAAAATTCTCAGCAATAGATCGCGACAACGATGGAGGAAAAAATTATGCCGTAGGACACGGGCCATGGTGGTACTCAAGTGGTTCCAATACTTGGTTAAACGATGATCAAAGAGACAATTACTAG